From the genome of Oryza glaberrima chromosome 1, OglaRS2, whole genome shotgun sequence:
TATCATAATATGGgcgtgtttagttgcaaaattttttcttcaaacttccaactttttcatcacatccaaactttcctacacacaaactttcaacttttccgtcacattatttcaatttcaaccaaacttccaattttaacgtgaactaaacacaacctatattttcttttacacGTAGCAAAACATGAGCATTTTTACTAGtatgcataaaaatataaatgtgtgGCATGGCAGTGCGAGAGCATGGAGGCGGTGCAGCGGCGGCTGAAGGAGATGGGAGTCCGGTACGTGCAGCGGCGGGTGGAGGAGGGCGGCGTGTACGTGGACCAGATCTTCTTCCACGACCCCGACGGCTTCATGATCGAGATCTGCACCTGCGACAAGCTCCCCGTCGTccccctcgacgccgccgccgcccactccaTCTTCGacggccgctcgccgccgcccgtcgcctgCAAGAGGCCCGTCGTCAAGCAGCCGTCGGCGACGAAGCTGGGCAGCATCGCCGCGGCCGGCTGTGTCGGGGAGGTCATCGTCGTCGACGCGACCAACGGCGCCatctctgccgccgccggcgcgatgAGCTGAATCAAAAGAGATATATGGTGGCATTGTGCCATTGCTGATCCAACGAATCATTGATTTGAATTGTTGTTCAACTTTAATTTTGGTCGTGATGATTAAGGTGTATGTAAGTCCGGTGATTAATTTATCTCTCGCTGCCCAAGAATATATTTACGTAAATTAATTAGAGCGCGCGTAATAGCGTAATATTTGATTCCatccgttcaaaaatatatgACGTACGTATTTTTTTACCAGCTGTCTAAAAACACAATAATTTTGACCGTAAATTTCTTTTCTACTATTTTGTCTATGGTTACAAATCATACTAACAAGAAAGTGCTTTCAATATATGAATCCACCAATATTAATTTTTATGGTAAAAATCTAAATATTGTTGAATTAATAGCTGGTCAAAGCTTAAAATTGGACAGTCGAAATACATCTTATATtaagaacggagagagtatatgagTACGCAGCAGCTCTGCTAGCAATTACTGTCTTTGAATTCATTCGCGAGATGTAATGTTTCCTTTGCTGCTCTGCACACGTAGTAGGCCGCACTGAGTGAGcaagataagataagataagaaAAGTCCTCATTTTTGCGTGCGCTTCGCGAGGTGCAAAGCTATGTGTTTTCTAAGAAAAAATTGTAGAAaagttacataaaaaatatactctctccgttccataatataagggattttaagtttttgcttgcactgattgaccactcgtcttattaaaaaaatttaaaattattatgtattttttctgtgacttactttattatctaaagtattttaagcacaacttttcgttttttatatttgcataaattttttgaataaaacgagtggttaaacaatataaacaaaaactcaaaatcccttatattatgggacggaggaagtattaatctatttttttaaaatttaaagtaattaatatttaattaattatgtgctagtGGCTCATCTTGCTttgcatgcatatacatatcTTCTTCAATTTCCTATCCTCAAGTACAGCTGTAGTATGTGTTATATGCGTGGTATTTATACATTGGTCTTGTAATAATCAGTGCTGTCAGCACATTGTATTACGTTATTGAATTCACAGACAAGTAGCACCTGGAGATCAGTTGCGTTCAAAATGTGTAAATCCAATAATATATTGTGCAATGAAGTTAGCAGAAATGACATGCATGCACGCATCACTAACATGCCACAGAACTGATAAAATTTACTATTGGGATGGAGGCATGTGACAAGCTAATAGGAACAGTACCACCACGCATGATCCACACTGCTCATGCTCCACCATTCTTAATTTCAGGTTGACGATAAATTGGTATGCATGTGATCGGATGACAGCTTGTACGTAGTAGTCATGTTGCATCAGGCAGATAACAAATGTATTTTAATTCGATTGGTCAAAGCcgaatttaaaattttccagCCCAACCAGCCTGACCgaggttttttttattttgggctTCCCAAAAAAGAAGTGAAGATTGGAGCCGACGCGCTAGCTGTACACTTTATTTACACGAGGGAAAAGTGCAATTTGCATTTCTTAATTAGGTGGAGCTATAAATTTACGCCCCTCAACCGTAAACTGAATATATAGGCTCCTCCAATTCTTAATTATGAGTATAAACGGACTCTCTCGATGGTTTATGATTTTATGATAGAGGGCACGTGGATTAAACTCGTCTATTGTTGAAAGGATCATCGTGGATCTTCTGTGTCTAGAGGGATAAAAACATCTTTTACAACTGGAATTGGACCTTGTACATCATAATGTCCAAACAGGGAGCCTGGAATCAGAGCTGTTGCACAGAGAAAAAGACAACTGAGGAGCAACATAAATTATACTCGCTCACAATTCACAGTTCAAGCAACCAATAATTTAGTAAGTTTCAAGTGTTCAAAACAGTAACCTTCTAGTGCTGCCAGAAGCGCACTCTTAATAAGCTCCAGGAACTCTTCAGAACCTGAATATATTCAAACACTACAATATCAATTCTgtaaataaatcatataagtaCGAACTGAGGAGATGAAATGcaattaaaatttaatcatCGAAAGCTCAGCTTCGAGACTCATACCTGCGGATACTATCAAATAACAGCATACAAATTCGAGCTACACGATttcattttctctctcctttctctaaTAGCATACAAGCTCGACAACAACCTCCTCCCTCGCCTAGCCGCGCCCCCAAGTCCCAACCATGatgccgcccgcggccgcccGCCCGAGCAAGCTCAGCAACAACCTCTGTCGCCCCTGCGCCAACCGCCGCCACAGCGCATCGTTGAGCTTCACTCAGACCGTCCTCCTCCATCCTCCGTCGCCCCTGCACCAACCGCCGCCACAGCGCCCGCCTCCGCGCCTACCGCCGCGGCGCCTACCTGctcccggcccgccgccgccgcgtcgccccttCTCCCGCATTGTCGGCCGGCCGTCGGACCTCCTCCCCACTGCCGGACGCCCTGCccagagagaagagtgagatagagattagagagaggaggaaggagaggaggggaagacaGACCTTGCTGACGTGGTAGGGGGAGAGAGACCTtgttgacgtggcatcctgacatgtggggcccacgtgggttccACGCTGATTCAGtcgccacgtcagataaaactgggtcaaaaccgccgagggacctagtttgtactggttttgtaagttggaggaTGCGTTGtgtccggttttgcggttatgggatgattttgtaactcgatgacaagtcgagggaccttcggtgtactttttcctttaaacAACGAACCTTATTTGTCTCTGGCAACCGTTAGATGAGGCTGTGCGGTCCAGATCGAATTGGTCAGTGCACACGAAAGATCTAGGAGAGCGGCCGGAGAACAATGGCCGTAAAAATGTTTTCCCCTGGCAGAATGGCTGATTTCTTCCTCGAAAATTGCTTTGTTGCCTAGCAACAGTCTTGACAAGCATTTCTCTTTTAATCTCGTATAGCTGATGATCGTCTGTTTTTTCCATTGTGATTAAAGCCAGGTCGATTTGGTTTACTTGTTGTCTGACTATGGCCCTGTTTGTTTTAGTTTAAGaatattgtaatctagattattgagatagattactataagctggattataataaaccgacatagaataagttgttagctgtttgtttctctagaATATTAGCTGGTTGTTAGGTGTTAgcaacccaataatctaaaaaaaagcacctttagagtggattactagattatagtaatctggcttatagtttgtaataatttattataataaactatctgaaacaaacagggccagACCAGTTCAAAACAGATCATTGTTCATTAGATGTTTTACTGAAATTCTGCACATTATCACCTCTGCCGAATTCCATGTCtcgaaagagaaaagggaaatatCTGCTGTCCACGTCtgacaaacattttttttaatcttcaaaaATGAAGTGGCAGATTGAATTGAAATGAAATGCTACTTCAGCTTGACGCTGACAGAAAAATCTCAAATCCTTTGGCTTGTTATCTCAGGTCGCAGGAATAGCGATGCGGCTACTAACAAAGGGGTTCAGGGTTTAAAACTCCGAACTCATTTGGTCGTTCGATTGAGTGGATCAGCTTGTCAGCGACCTGCATCATACTATCATAAATTCGTACTTGCTTAGCGAGCAGCTAGTGCAATCATATAATCATTATACACTCACAAATCACGAACGGCTTAACGAAGTCAGTGTTTATTCTAAGTActccttcctctttttttttctttctttttttttttgttaatctcTCTATGTGATTGTCAGATCAGATGCAACGTACTGCAGTTCGTTTcagtatttttcttattttcttttgtgtttGGTCTTTCCCTATTAACCAGCGGAACGAAATTCGATCTGAAACCCAGTTAGCTATCCCTAGATGTTCAAGCTGGCCTGTATCTTGAACAAGTTTATCTGAAGTGGGAGTACATTACACTGCCTTTATTTTCGAAGCTGCATGCATAACTGAATCTATATCCTTTTTCAGGCGAAACTACTGCATGATTAGGCCGATCGATTGCATAACTGAATCTACATCCTTTATTTTCAGGTTGCTGATGGCTTGCAAGCAATCGATTTTTCGATCATGATCACTAATTGCGTGCTTTGATTTTACTGGAAaaatctgtatatatatatatatatatatatatatatatatatatcatcactGGAAAGATGAGCAACCAGAATCAAGGTTGCTGCTGCCGTCCCCCTCTGGTGGGTCGCTACCAGCCGTTCGATTAGCCTCTGCGGCGCAGATTCGTACTGTGTGCATCAAAGACGGCCCAGTTTGATGTGGGCTGCCTCGCGCGGCCTTTGCAAAGCCCAGCCCATTTAGCCTAGCGAGTCCGTTCTGGCCTGGCTCACGAACTGTCATCAGCCCACGTAGATAGGCCCAGATGTCCAGATTCCAGGGAAAGGCAGGCAGTTCCATGGCCTGGCTGTAAAGCTCGCAgaacaaggaataagttcatctaaggtcccttaaatTGTCaatgaatccgattttcgtccttcaaccgcaaaaccagatacaaccggtccctcaactatcaaaaccggtgcagattaggtccccTGGCGGTttcgatggtggttttggctgacgtggcgcctacgtgtcTAATTTTGACTTGGTCtcgatctgacgtggcattgatatggcgcttacgtggcaattcgatctgggaaaataataaaccccgtgggacccacatgtcagtttcacaaaaaaaataacaataatggTGGGACCAACGCGGGCCCGCCATGTCAGTCTAACTCACCCCCTTCTCTTCtgcttcatctctctccttctcccctctcttcatctctctcttgcggccggtgacgacgacggcggcggaaatAGAGAAGAGTGGCCGCCGGCCATCTCTCTCTTGTGTGCGCTCGCCGGTAGCCCAGGGAGCTCGCCTAGCTCCTTCCCACcggcaggagaggagggagcagcgCGCCGGGGGCATAGGCGTGACGTCGCCGGGGGCGCTTCGAGGCGGAAGTATACGCTGACGACGTGGCCGTCGGAGGTGAGCAAGGTCGTCATGGACTCACGGTATTGGCGGTGTCGTCGGCAGTGGCGGAGCAGGAGTTGTAGTTGGAGTCCTCATCGTCGACCTCGAGTTCGACAATGTGCTTGAGCATCACCCACCGTTGTTAGCCGCTGGCGGTAGAAGGTAGCGCCGCCATCTCCTGTTGGGTTTCTATGGGCCCCGGCGAGCGGATCGATGGGTTCCTCGTCAGTCCGGCCGGAACGGTGTTTTCTTGCCCAAAACAAtgatcattcattcattcatcaatCCCGTCGTACCACAAGCAAATGATGACGACGAAGCAAAATATACTCCAGTCAGCTAGTACTAGTTGCTATTGCTTCTACCTTTGTATGATTAGGCACATAAACAAATTTAAGACCAAAACAGAATGCAAACTAAGCAACTCCATGGACGCGCCGTGCAGCATCCTCGGTGGCATGCACAGCACCGTGCCCTCCTCCACCGCGACGTCGTTGGGAGAAGAGCCGGAGAATGGACGACGAGGGCTGgactgaggaggaggagacgacgacgacgcgcgggaTTTGCCGAGCGCGAGCGGACGAAAGAGAGGAGCGGAAGAGGAAGAAGTCGAAGCG
Proteins encoded in this window:
- the LOC127760400 gene encoding glyoxylase I 4-like, coding for MVNTTAGVKCGGGGAALPLSTLNHVSLVCRSLSTSLTFYRDFLGFVSVRRPGSFDFDGAWLFNYGIGIHLLQAEDPESMPPKKKEINPKDNHISFTCESMEAVQRRLKEMGVRYVQRRVEEGGVYVDQIFFHDPDGFMIEICTCDKLPVVPLDAAAAHSIFDGRSPPPVACKRPVVKQPSATKLGSIAAAGCVGEVIVVDATNGAISAAAGAMS